The Thalassoroseus pseudoceratinae genome has a segment encoding these proteins:
- a CDS encoding tRNA modification GTPase, with protein MQLQWDDTIAALASPPGAALRGIVRISGPDVREAVSAIFHPDDEQRWQATRSSLRHPGQLTLPDLPPIESAVLLWPGRRSYTGEPLAEIHTLGSPPLLEAILSALFSHNIRPARAGEFTLRSFLNGRIDLTQAEAVLGVIDAEDHQELNAALQQLAGGLSSRLATVRSDLLDLLADLEAGLDFVDEDIQFVSTEEVTNRLSNSLTTIRSLLSDADTRMQSSVNLRVVLAGLPNAGKSSLFNTLTGSDAALVSDEQGTTRDYITGTVRCGEMTIELIDTAGAEPVSPTRDIMHQASELRTDLLKAADMILFCSASRLSSEEAQWNAEFSEELSRLDRPILAVQTKSDLVDGDAAETLAVSTSLPESFAALKSAIADRLTERQRGERQLIGSTAARCRESLQATESALQEGMDATHSQAGEELIALEIRTALDHLGRILGTVYTDDILDRIFSKFCIGK; from the coding sequence ATGCAACTTCAATGGGACGATACAATCGCGGCGCTCGCGTCTCCACCGGGTGCCGCGTTGCGCGGCATCGTTCGTATCAGCGGGCCCGATGTCAGAGAAGCGGTTTCCGCAATCTTTCACCCTGATGACGAGCAGCGTTGGCAAGCCACACGAAGTTCCCTGCGACATCCCGGACAGTTGACGTTACCGGATTTGCCGCCGATCGAATCCGCAGTATTGCTGTGGCCGGGGCGTCGCAGTTATACGGGTGAACCACTCGCCGAAATCCATACGCTCGGTTCGCCACCGTTGCTGGAAGCGATTCTCTCGGCGTTGTTTTCGCACAACATCCGACCGGCGAGAGCGGGCGAGTTCACATTGCGATCGTTTCTGAACGGCCGGATTGACCTGACACAAGCCGAAGCAGTGCTCGGCGTGATCGACGCGGAAGATCACCAAGAACTGAATGCCGCCTTGCAGCAACTCGCTGGTGGGTTGTCGTCACGGTTGGCGACGGTTCGGTCGGACTTGCTCGATCTGCTTGCGGATCTCGAAGCGGGTTTGGATTTTGTCGACGAAGACATTCAATTTGTCTCAACGGAAGAAGTGACGAATAGACTCAGCAATTCGCTGACGACAATTCGCAGCTTGCTCAGTGACGCCGACACGCGAATGCAGTCATCGGTGAATCTTCGGGTGGTGTTGGCTGGTCTGCCAAACGCCGGGAAGAGCAGCCTATTCAACACGCTCACCGGTTCCGATGCGGCGTTGGTCTCGGATGAGCAGGGCACAACCCGCGACTACATTACCGGAACCGTGCGATGTGGTGAGATGACGATCGAACTCATTGACACCGCCGGAGCAGAACCCGTCTCGCCAACACGCGACATTATGCACCAAGCGAGCGAACTGCGAACTGATTTGCTCAAAGCCGCTGACATGATCCTGTTCTGCTCCGCCAGCCGACTTTCGAGTGAGGAAGCTCAATGGAACGCGGAGTTTTCCGAAGAGTTGTCACGTCTCGATCGGCCAATCCTGGCGGTCCAAACCAAGAGCGATCTCGTTGATGGGGATGCAGCGGAGACGCTTGCAGTTTCGACCTCCTTGCCCGAGAGTTTCGCTGCACTGAAGTCTGCTATTGCTGATCGATTGACCGAGCGTCAGCGCGGGGAACGCCAGTTGATCGGAAGTACGGCGGCCCGCTGCCGAGAAAGCTTGCAAGCGACCGAATCCGCACTTCAAGAAGGAATGGACGCCACCCATTCTCAGGCAGGTGAAGAGTTAATCGCATTGGAAATCCGAACGGCTC